The Streptomyces durmitorensis genome contains the following window.
TGATCGCCGACGATCAGGAATTGGTCCGGGCCGGCTTCGAGATGATCCTCGACGCCCAGCCGGGCATCCGAGTCGTGGGTGTCGCCCGAGACGGTGTCGAGTGCGTCGAGCTGGCCCGACGGCTCCGCCCCGCGGTGGTGCTGGCCGACATCCGCATGCCACGCATGGACGGCTTGGAGGTCACCCGCACCCTGGCGGGCGGGCCGTCCGGCGAGTCCGCGATGAACGTCGTGGTGATCACCACCTTCGACCAGGACGACTACGTACGCGACGCCCTGCGCTACGGCGCCTGCGGCTTCCTGCTCAAGGACGCTCCGCCCGCGCTGCTCGTGGAGGCGGTGCGGGCGGCCTCTCGCGGCGACGCGCTGGTCTCGCCCGCGGTCACCGTTCGGCTGCTGCGTGGGCTGCGGCACCGAGCAGGCGGTGAGGAGCAGCAGGAGGCCGCCGGGCTGAGCAGCCGGGAGACGGAGATCGCTCGCCTCGTGGCCGTGGGACGCACCAACCAGGAGATCGCCGAGGAGCTGTTCCTGTCGCTGTCGTCGGTGAAGACGTACCTGGCCCGGATCCAGGCCAAGGTCGAGGCCCGCAACCGCGTGGAGATCGCGGCCTGGGCCTGGGAGAACGGTGTGGTCACCTCGCGGGACCAGCGTCCGTGAGGGGGCGCGGCAGTTTGGCCACCACCTCCCACTGACCGGAGTTCGTGACACCGGCCCGGAACGTGCCGTCGAGCGCCTCGACGCGTTCGCGAAGACCGATCAGGCCGAAGCCGCTGCGCCCGCCCGCCGGATGGTCCGCCTGGCGCTGTCCCGCGCTGTTGGTCACCGTCACCCGCACCCACCCCGGGTCGGCGTCCAGACGCACGGTCACCCGCTCGTCCGGGGCATGCCGCAGCACATTGGTGAGGGCTTCCCTGACCACCCGCAGCACGGTCGCCTCGACCTCCGGGCTCAACCGGCTCGTGCGGACCGCGGCGCTCGCCTCGAGGCGGGCCGCCGGAGCGTCGGGCCGGCGCCGGGAGAACTCGCCGACGAAGTCCCCGAGTTCGGCGAGGAGATCGCCCGGCCGCAGCGCCTGATGGTCGTCCTCGCGCAGCACCCGCACCAGCCGCCGCATCGACTCCAAGGTCTCCGTACCGGACCGGGCGATGGCATCCAGGGCGGGCTCGACCTTCTCGGGCGCGGCCGCGTGAACGGTCCGGGCCGCGTTGGCCTGCACGATGATGCCCGTCATGTGGTGGGCGATCAGGTCGTGCAGATCACGGGCCAGAGCCAGCCGCTCGGCGTGCCGCACATCCCGTACGGCACGTTGGCGACGGGCCTCCGACGCGCGGACGACACACCCCATGGCGATGCCCAGCGAGAGCAGGATCGTCACCATGTAGCTGCCCCCGACGAAGCCGTCCAGGGTCCGGGTACGCAGCGTCTGCATCAGCATGCCGACGGCCAGGGCGGCGACCGTCCACGCCATGGCGCGGGTGCTGTGGACCTGGGCGAGTGTCTGAATGATCAGAAACAGCAGCGCGAACATCTCCAGATACCCGAAGTCCGTCCCGCTCACCGGCACGAACAGGCACACGCAGCTGAGCGTGAGGGAGATGGCGGCAGCCCCCACCGCCCGCGCGGGGAAAGGCAGTGGGTGGTGAGGGCCGGGCAGTGCGAGCGCGGCCAAGGGTCCGGTCACGAACACCGGCAGCCAACTGGTGGGCGTGATCGGCGGCTCGGTCACCAACAGCAGCACCAAGATGTCCGCAGCCCATAGCAGGGCCAGGGACACCACCGCGGCGGCGGAGACGACGCGGCGGATGCCGGGCAAGAACGGAAGCTTCCAGTCCACGCCACCAGCCTAGGGAGCCGGATGGCTCATGTGGTGTCGGCCGGATGACCGACAAGGAACGCCGCACCCCGTACCCAGGGCTGACGCGGCGCCGCCGCGTACTGCCGCAGCATGGTTCGAGGGCACGGGCGTTCCCCCGGCGCCTGTGCCCCGCCCGGCCCGTCGGCAGACACCGCCCGGCACACCCTCCGGGTGGCAGCCCAGGGCCCCAACCGCTTCCCATCCTCGTCTCGTTCCTGACGTACGGAGACTGTTGTTCTCATGGCTACTTTTCTGCACCGGCTCGGGCTCGGCGCGTTCAGGCGTCGCTGGCTGACCCTGTTGTTCTGGGCGGTCGTACTCGGCGTCGCGGGCGCCGCTTCGGCGGGCAGCAGCGGCAGCGGCGACTCGAACATCACGCTGCCCGGCATCGAGGCGCAGAAGGCGTACGACGTGCTCGGTGAGAAGTACCCCGCGGCCAACGCCGACGGGGCGAGCGCCCGTGTCGTCGTCCGGGCACCCGAGGGGGAGAAGCTGGCCGCCGACGAGCCGCGAGCCGAAGTCTCCGCACTGCTCAAGGACTTGCAGGGCTCTTCGCCCCGAGTCGCCTCGGTCGCCGACCCGTTCAAGGCCAAGACCATCAGCGCCGACGGCACCACCGGCTACGCTCAGGTCACGTACAAGGCCAAGCCCGCCGAACTGACGGACGCGGACCATGGCCACCTCCAGGACGCCCTCGACGCGGCGCGCGGCCAGGGGCTGACCGTGGAGGCGTCCGGCAGCGCGCTGGCACCCGCCGAGGCGAGCAGCTCCTCCGAAGCGATCGGATTCGTGCTCGGCGCGTTGATCCTGGTCGTCACCTTCGGCTCGTTCATCGCGGCCGGCATGCCTCTGCTGACCGCCCTGCTGGGGGTCGGCATCACCGTCAGCGCCATCACCGCGCTCACCACGGCCCTGGACCTCAACAGCAGCACCTCGTCCCTCGCGACCATGCTGGGCATCGCGGTGGGCATCGACTACTCCCTGTTCATCGTCTCCCGCTACCGGTCCGAGCGGGCCGTGGGCCACGACGCCCGCGAGGCGGCCGCCCGTGCGAACGGCACCGCGGGTTCCGCGGTGGTCTTCGCCGGGCTGACCGTCGTCATCGCCCTGGTCGGCCTGGCCGTGGTGAACCTGCCCATCCTCACGGCCATGGGCATGGCCGCCGCCGGTGCCGTCGTCGTTGTCGTCCTGGTCTCCGTCACCCTGGTCCCGGCCCTGCTCGCCTTCGCCCCCGAGCGCGTTCTCGGCCGCGCTTCCCGTAAGAAGTCCGCCGGTTCGAAGGCCGCCGGCACGAACGGTTCGAAGGCACCCGGCACGAACGGTTCGAAGGCTGCCGACACGAAGCCGCCCCTGGCGGAGCGCTGGGCGGGCTTCGTCCTGCGCAGCCCCTGGAAGATTCTGCTCCTGGCGGTCCTCGGCCTCGGTGTGATCGCGCTGCCCGCGACCAGGCTCGAACTGAGTCTGCCCGACGACAGCACCAAGCCCACCTCCACCACCGAGCGCAAGGCCTACGACATGCTCGCCGAGTCGTTCGGCCCCGGCTTCAACGGCCCGCTGACGCTCGTCGTCAGCGGCAGCGATCCGGCCGCCACGAAGAACGCCGTCGGCCAACTCGACGACAGCGTCAGGGACATGAAGGATGTGGCCACCGTCGCCCCGGCCACGTACAACCCGGCCGGTGACACCGCGATGGTCGCCCTCGTCCCCAAGAGCCCGCCGGCGAGCGAGGAGACCAAAGACCTCGTCCACACCATCCGAGACCAGGCCAAGAGCGTCCAGGCCGCCACCGGTGCACTGGCCATGGTCACCGGCACCACCGCGATGAACATCGACGTCGCCGCGAAGTTCGCCGACGCGATCATCCCCTACCTGGCGCTCGTCGTCGGCCTGGCCTTCCTGGTCCTGATCCTTGTCTTCCGCTCGATCCTGGTGCCGCTCAAGGCGGCGCTCGGCTTCCTGCTGTCCGTCCTGGCCTCTCTCGGCGCGGTGGTCGCGGTCTTCCAATGGGGCTGGCTCAAGGGCCTGTTCGGCCTGGAGGCCACCGGCCCGATCATGAGCCTCATGCCGATCCTCCTGGTCGGGATCGTCTTCGGCCTCGCCATGGACTACCAGGTCTTCCTGGTCACCCGGATCCGGGAGGCGCACGTCCACGGCGCCGACCCGCGCCGGGCGATCACGGAGGGCTTCCGGCACAGCGGCAAGGTCGTCATCGCGGCCGCGCTGATCATGACGGGTGTCTTCGCCGGGTTCATCGGCGGCGACGACGCCATGATCAAGTCGCTCGGCTTCGGGCTGGCCATCGGGGTCGTCCTCGACGCGTTCGTGGTCCGCATGACCATCGTGCCTGCCGTCCTTGCCCTGCTCGGCGGGCGGGCCTGGTCGCTGCCCGGCTGGCTCGACCGACGTCTGCCGCACGTCGATGTCGAAGGCGAGAAGCTCGGCAGCACGGCCCCCGCGGTCCGCGAACCCGCCCCCAGGGAAGCCGACAGCGCTCCGACCCGCTGAGCTGACCGCGGCCGGCTGCGCGAACGCCCCGGCGGGAAGTCGGCGGTCAGCGGCGGTCAGCGGCGGCCGGTGGCCAGGATGACGAGGTACTGGCCGCCGCCCGGCTCGATGTCGGCGGTCACCGGCAGTCCAGGTACCAGTCGGGAGAACCGGTCCACCAGCCAGTCCGCCGCCTCCTGGGCGTCCCGCCTGGTCGGACAGCGCCCCACCATCTCGCGGCCCCCCTTGCGCTCCAGCCTCCCGGCAACGGTGATCAGCGGCGCGGGTTCGACCACGTACAGGCGGTCCGGCCAGGCGATCTCCACCTTGACCGCGCCCTTGCGGGTGTTGCATCCGCGGTGCGCGAGCCGCTCGGTGACCTTGGCCTTCCGGTCGGCGGTCCGGCTGTCGACGCTGGGGCCCCGCGGGTCGTTCACCGACTCGTCGGGATCCACCGCTTCGTCGCACACCCAGCAGCGCCAGCCGTCGCGCTCGGCCACATCATCAAGAAGACTCATCCGAGCAAACTAGCCTGCCCCGGCTCTCGCCCCGCGCACCAGGTCCCCCAGCGGGAGGTCCGGCGGTTTCCAGTCGGATCATGGCCGAGACGTGAGCGGTCCGTTGACAGACGTCCGGTGTGTTCGTAGCTTCTCGAATCGTTGGAAATATCGATGATTTGAGTACTCGATCATTCTGAACTCGGGGGAACGATGTCCGGACGAACGACTTCGGTGGGCGGGCGGGGGTGGACCCTGGCCGTGGTCTGTGTGGCCACGTTCATGCTGCTGCTCGATCTGACCGTGGTGAACGTGGCGCTGCCTGACATCAGGGACGCCTTCGACGCGAGCTTCACCTCGCTCCAGTGGGTGCTCGACGCGTACGCCCTCGGTCTCGCCGCCGTTCTGCTGACGGCCGGATCGCTGGCGGACCGCCTGGGGCGCAAGCGGGTCTTCAACATCGGCTTCGTCGTGTTCCTGGCGGCTTCTCTCGCCTGTGGCCTCGCGAACGACGCCGCTGTCCTGTCCGTGGCCCGGGGGGTTCAAGGGCTCGGGGGAGCGGTCCTGTTCGCCGTCGGGCCCGCGCTGATCGGGCAGGAGTACCAGGGCAAGGACCGGGGCAAGGCCTTTGGCGTCTTCGGTGGCGTGGTCGGCCTCTCCATCGCCTTCGGTCCGCTCATCGGGGGCGCGCTCACCGATGGGCTGAGCTGGCGCTGGATCTTCCTGGTGAACGTTCCGGTCGGACTGCTCGCCATGGTCGTGAGTGCGCTGCGGATGCGTGAGTCCCGCGTGGAGTCGGCCCCCGCCGTGGACTGGTGGGGGTTGGTGCTCTTCACCGGCGCGCTGACTCTCCTCGTGCTCGCCCTGCTTCGGGGAGAGGCCGAGGGATGGGCCAGCGCGCCCATCGTCGGCATGTTCGCGGCGTCTGTGGTGCTCCTCGGCGCGTT
Protein-coding sequences here:
- a CDS encoding response regulator, with the protein product MPDEPIDVVIADDQELVRAGFEMILDAQPGIRVVGVARDGVECVELARRLRPAVVLADIRMPRMDGLEVTRTLAGGPSGESAMNVVVITTFDQDDYVRDALRYGACGFLLKDAPPALLVEAVRAASRGDALVSPAVTVRLLRGLRHRAGGEEQQEAAGLSSRETEIARLVAVGRTNQEIAEELFLSLSSVKTYLARIQAKVEARNRVEIAAWAWENGVVTSRDQRP
- a CDS encoding sensor histidine kinase, which gives rise to MDWKLPFLPGIRRVVSAAAVVSLALLWAADILVLLLVTEPPITPTSWLPVFVTGPLAALALPGPHHPLPFPARAVGAAAISLTLSCVCLFVPVSGTDFGYLEMFALLFLIIQTLAQVHSTRAMAWTVAALAVGMLMQTLRTRTLDGFVGGSYMVTILLSLGIAMGCVVRASEARRQRAVRDVRHAERLALARDLHDLIAHHMTGIIVQANAARTVHAAAPEKVEPALDAIARSGTETLESMRRLVRVLREDDHQALRPGDLLAELGDFVGEFSRRRPDAPAARLEASAAVRTSRLSPEVEATVLRVVREALTNVLRHAPDERVTVRLDADPGWVRVTVTNSAGQRQADHPAGGRSGFGLIGLRERVEALDGTFRAGVTNSGQWEVVAKLPRPLTDAGPAR
- a CDS encoding MMPL family transporter, whose product is MATFLHRLGLGAFRRRWLTLLFWAVVLGVAGAASAGSSGSGDSNITLPGIEAQKAYDVLGEKYPAANADGASARVVVRAPEGEKLAADEPRAEVSALLKDLQGSSPRVASVADPFKAKTISADGTTGYAQVTYKAKPAELTDADHGHLQDALDAARGQGLTVEASGSALAPAEASSSSEAIGFVLGALILVVTFGSFIAAGMPLLTALLGVGITVSAITALTTALDLNSSTSSLATMLGIAVGIDYSLFIVSRYRSERAVGHDAREAAARANGTAGSAVVFAGLTVVIALVGLAVVNLPILTAMGMAAAGAVVVVVLVSVTLVPALLAFAPERVLGRASRKKSAGSKAAGTNGSKAPGTNGSKAADTKPPLAERWAGFVLRSPWKILLLAVLGLGVIALPATRLELSLPDDSTKPTSTTERKAYDMLAESFGPGFNGPLTLVVSGSDPAATKNAVGQLDDSVRDMKDVATVAPATYNPAGDTAMVALVPKSPPASEETKDLVHTIRDQAKSVQAATGALAMVTGTTAMNIDVAAKFADAIIPYLALVVGLAFLVLILVFRSILVPLKAALGFLLSVLASLGAVVAVFQWGWLKGLFGLEATGPIMSLMPILLVGIVFGLAMDYQVFLVTRIREAHVHGADPRRAITEGFRHSGKVVIAAALIMTGVFAGFIGGDDAMIKSLGFGLAIGVVLDAFVVRMTIVPAVLALLGGRAWSLPGWLDRRLPHVDVEGEKLGSTAPAVREPAPREADSAPTR